One window from the genome of Amaranthus tricolor cultivar Red isolate AtriRed21 chromosome 9, ASM2621246v1, whole genome shotgun sequence encodes:
- the LOC130823130 gene encoding 36.4 kDa proline-rich protein-like, translating to MGSFPLVKLLIILLNFGTLFTSLACPTCTYIPPPEPPVVPCPPPQSPPHTKPPYSPVVKPPSHPHKPIVKPSHPQPPFVKPPHPYKPPKPPVIKPPHPYKPPKPPVTKPPHPYKPPKPPVVTPPYSPPYTPKPPVVSPPYTPKPPIVSPPYTPKPPVVSPPYTPKPPVVSPPYSPPYTPKPPVVSPPYTPKPPIVSPPYTPKPPVVSPPYTPKPPVVSPPYTPKPPVVSPPYSPPYTPKPPVVTPPYSPPYTPKPPVVSPPYSPPYTPSPPVVTPPTPITPPVTPPHSPTPPVVVPPYVPAPPITTPPTPETPCPPPPSPTPPSTAQPTCPIDALKLNACVDVLGGLIHSGIGSGAKDACCPVLDGLLNLDAAVCLCTTIKAKLLNIDIILPIALQVLIDCGKTPPSGFHCPA from the coding sequence ATGGGGAGTTTTCCATTGGTTAAActtcttattattcttcttaACTTTGGCACCCTTTTCACTTCTTTGGCTTGCCCTACTTGCACTTACATTCCTCCTCCTGAACCACCAGTTGTGCCTTGTCCTCCACCACAGTCTCCTCCACACACAAAGCCACCGTATTCGCCCGTCGTCAAACCACCTTCTCACCCACATAAACCTATTGTCAAACCATCTCACCCTCAACCACCCTTTGTAAAACCACCTCACCCTTACAAACCTCCAAAACCACCTGTCATAAAACCACCTCATCCTTACAAACCTCCAAAACCACCTGTCACAAAACCACCTCATCCTTACAAACCTCCTAAACCACCAGTTGTAACCCCACCATACAGTCCACCCTATACACCAAAACCTCCTGTTGTAAGCCCACCATACACCCCAAAACCACCAATTGTGAGCCCACCTTACACCCCAAAACCACCAGTTGTAAGCCCACCGTATACTCCAAAACCACCAGTTGTTAGCCCACCATATAGCCCACCCTACACTCCTAAACCACCAGTTGTAAGCCCACCATACACCCCAAAACCACCAATTGTGAGCCCACCTTACACCCCAAAACCACCAGTTGTAAGCCCACCCTATACCCCAAAACCACCAGTTGTAAGCCCACCCTACACGCCTAAACCCCCTGTTGTGAGCCCACCTTACAGTCCACCCTACACACCAAAACCACCAGTAGTGACCCCACCTTACAGCCCTCCCTACACTCCAAAACCACCTGTTGTGAGCCCACCATATAGTCCACCCTACACACCAAGCCCACCTGTTGTGACCCCACCTACTCCAATAACTCCACCAGTAACCCCACCACACTCACCAACTCCACCTGTTGTGGTCCCACCTTACGTACCGGCACCACCAATAACAACCCCACCAACACCCGAAACACCATgtccaccaccaccatcaccaacgcCGCCATCAACAGCACAGCCAACATGCCCAATTGATGCATTAAAGTTAAATGCATGTGTTGATGTGTTAGGTGGACTTATACACTCTGGAATAGGAAGTGGTGCTAAGGATGCTTGTTGTCCTGTCTTAGATGGTCTTTTGAACTTAGATGCTGCTGTTTGTCTTTGTACAACAATCAAAGCCAAGCTTCTTAACATTGATATCATTCTTCCTATTGCTCTTCAAGTATTAATTGATTGTGGAAAAACTCCTCCTTCTGGTTTCCATTGTCCCGCTTAG